A single genomic interval of Streptococcus oralis subsp. dentisani harbors:
- the pezT gene encoding type II toxin-antitoxin system toxin PezT: MKLEEFSQDNFEQASKRLIRSLTRGKTTSSHPKAILLGGQSGAGKTTIHRIKQREFQGNIIIIDGDSYRSFHPNYLGLQEKYGKDSVDYTKVFAGQMVEYLVDELSKKGYHLLIEGTLRTTEVPRKTAQLLATRGYQVSLALIATKPELSYLSTLIRYEELHAIDPSQARATPKEHHDGIVEHLVDNLRELETAKLFRQIQIYQRDQSCVYNSEVDQISAAEVLHECLFGKWNKVEKEMLKIEQERLRELGEIDK, encoded by the coding sequence ATGAAACTAGAAGAATTTAGTCAAGATAATTTTGAACAAGCCTCCAAACGGCTTATCCGTTCTTTAACTCGTGGAAAAACAACCTCATCTCATCCTAAGGCTATTTTGCTCGGTGGACAGAGTGGTGCTGGGAAAACAACGATTCATCGTATTAAACAAAGGGAATTTCAAGGTAATATCATTATCATTGATGGGGATAGTTATCGCTCTTTTCATCCGAACTACCTTGGCCTACAGGAAAAGTATGGCAAAGATAGTGTGGATTATACAAAAGTATTCGCGGGACAAATGGTTGAATATCTTGTAGATGAGTTGAGTAAAAAAGGTTATCATTTATTAATCGAGGGTACCTTGAGAACAACAGAAGTTCCCCGAAAAACGGCCCAATTATTGGCAACTAGAGGATATCAAGTCTCACTTGCACTGATTGCGACCAAGCCAGAATTGTCTTATCTCAGTACCTTGATACGTTATGAGGAGCTCCATGCTATAGACCCTAGTCAAGCAAGAGCGACTCCCAAAGAGCACCATGACGGAATTGTAGAACATTTAGTTGATAACTTACGAGAGTTGGAAACGGCTAAACTTTTTAGACAAATTCAAATTTATCAAAGAGATCAATCGTGTGTTTATAATTCGGAAGTAGATCAAATCTCAGCAGCAGAAGTTCTACACGAATGCCTATTTGGAAAATGGAACAAGGTGGAAAAAGAGATGTTGAAGATAGAGCAGGAACGGTTGAGAGAGTTGGGGGAAATTGATAAGTGA
- the pezA gene encoding type II toxin-antitoxin system antitoxin PezA, protein MIGENIKTLRKTHKLTQPEFAKIVGISRNSLSRYENGTSRVSTELIDRICKKFNVSYIDIVGEEKMLTPVEDYQLTLKIEVIKERGANILAQLYRFQDEQGIAFDDTLNPWVLMSDDLSDLINTRIYLVSTFEDIERFNGYLDGIERMLEQATHLVVA, encoded by the coding sequence ATGATTGGAGAAAATATAAAAACGTTACGTAAAACACATAAATTAACGCAGCCTGAGTTTGCAAAGATTGTTGGTATCTCTAGAAATAGTCTGAGTCGTTATGAAAATGGGACAAGTCGAGTTTCGACAGAATTAATAGATCGTATCTGCAAGAAATTTAATGTTTCGTATATCGATATCGTAGGGGAGGAAAAAATGCTCACACCAGTAGAAGATTATCAATTAACTCTGAAAATTGAAGTGATTAAAGAACGAGGGGCGAATATCTTAGCGCAACTTTATCGTTTTCAAGATGAACAAGGAATTGCATTTGATGATACTTTAAATCCTTGGGTTCTAATGAGCGATGATTTGTCTGATTTGATTAATACGAGGATTTATCTTGTTTCAACTTTTGAGGATATAGAGCGATTTAATGGCTATTTGGATGGTATTGAACGTATGCTAGAACAAGCTACTCATCTGGTGGTGGCTTAA
- a CDS encoding site-specific integrase, translating to MAKKRRSRADRRKAKEKAKKQQMDSLTTFEGRKQFVQSKGLTNLVTRFKKGKGIKRNESKKTGEDIHLIHTDRTLHNYAGSWSRFASFVASITTAEDLEALEKSNNIEGWIDLVNQYLKHCKKLGLSAPTQSTYKAALAKVLGVPSTAFIATDIRYRADKKNNRLKSNDDRMSEETNNRWFSIVSATGLRKNELKAITGDSLYQREDGQYYLKIIGKKHKSKGARDRWVPIITRDKEELERLVEEFKLAGKKRVFQVPTALKPHKYRAEYAKRLYLLVARDPKDIKDKKEKIYLRGELKGVALDRKACLIVSRALGHNRPEEFQKSYAYKLISQAN from the coding sequence ATGGCAAAGAAGAGACGTAGTCGTGCTGATCGACGAAAAGCTAAAGAGAAAGCTAAGAAACAACAGATGGATTCTCTAACTACTTTCGAAGGCCGTAAACAATTCGTCCAATCTAAAGGACTAACTAATCTAGTCACGCGCTTTAAAAAAGGAAAGGGTATCAAGCGAAATGAATCCAAAAAAACGGGAGAGGACATTCATTTAATCCATACCGACCGAACTCTTCATAACTACGCTGGGTCCTGGAGCAGATTTGCTTCCTTTGTTGCCTCAATAACTACTGCCGAAGATTTAGAAGCTCTTGAAAAATCTAACAATATTGAGGGATGGATTGACTTAGTAAATCAATACTTAAAACATTGTAAGAAATTAGGACTTTCTGCTCCAACCCAGTCAACCTATAAAGCAGCATTAGCCAAAGTTTTAGGAGTACCTTCTACCGCTTTTATTGCAACGGATATTCGATATCGAGCCGACAAAAAGAATAATCGTTTGAAGTCTAATGACGACAGGATGTCTGAAGAAACAAATAATCGCTGGTTCTCAATCGTATCTGCCACTGGACTACGAAAAAATGAATTAAAAGCTATTACTGGAGACTCCCTCTACCAACGTGAGGATGGCCAATATTATCTTAAAATTATTGGTAAAAAACATAAATCAAAAGGAGCACGAGATCGTTGGGTTCCGATTATTACGCGAGACAAAGAAGAATTAGAAAGGCTTGTTGAAGAATTTAAACTAGCTGGTAAAAAACGTGTGTTTCAAGTTCCAACTGCTTTAAAACCTCATAAATATCGTGCTGAATACGCAAAACGTCTTTATCTTCTTGTCGCGCGAGATCCCAAAGATATCAAAGATAAAAAAGAAAAAATTTATCTACGAGGCGAATTAAAAGGTGTTGCCCTTGATCGAAAGGCTTGTTTAATTGTATCACGTGCTCTCGGACACAATCGACCAGAAGAATTTCAAAAATCCTACGCCTATAAGTTAATCTCACAAGCAAACTAA
- a CDS encoding helix-turn-helix domain-containing protein — protein MNLFIPDEVIRQFKLLISDTVKKELDKFLDINENTNQFLNKKQTCEYLNISNNTLDNWIKQGLPCIKVGKTVRFSKTEINRWLQKQ, from the coding sequence ATGAATTTATTTATTCCAGACGAAGTAATTCGGCAATTTAAATTACTAATATCAGATACTGTTAAGAAAGAACTGGATAAATTTTTGGATATTAATGAAAATACCAACCAATTTTTAAATAAAAAGCAGACTTGTGAATATTTGAATATATCCAACAATACTTTAGACAACTGGATTAAGCAAGGCTTACCTTGCATTAAGGTTGGAAAAACTGTTCGCTTTAGCAAAACAGAAATCAATCGCTGGTTACAAAAGCAGTAG
- a CDS encoding tyrosine-type recombinase/integrase — MSITETKNGTYRLRVYIPEEVKSSLGVDKKVIEKRFKTRIEAKKYELELKNKIDKILSGGSASLENSGSILFSDFYQNVWWQSYKAGQTTSAAKPPSQATIVGTEIAFRKHILPLLGNYSIDFLNQNKQVVLNLLTQKAEEYANFKVIRSYVNSIFDWAEELEYIETNRLSKTISRIKATKKIKLQESKKDEDLYLSQEELQAWFTAFEKDLETEKILFKDYVLFYTTFFLGDRKSESYALQWKHIDFKNQQIQLVQALDRYKNRKSTKGNKKTIFSIPQELTDLLNSWKKQQKSELASFNIMQTPEQYVFTYIDTKGNVNSCLHADYLNNKMKSVKRRHPDLAHATPHKLRHTGATLAKQAGTPMEDISEALTHSDTITTKTYVNTSNVIPMAVGEIAFRNLKK; from the coding sequence ATGTCTATTACAGAAACTAAAAACGGAACCTATCGCTTACGTGTCTATATTCCTGAGGAAGTGAAGTCTTCACTAGGTGTTGATAAGAAAGTGATTGAAAAACGATTCAAAACAAGGATTGAAGCAAAAAAATATGAACTAGAACTTAAAAATAAGATTGATAAAATTCTTAGTGGCGGATCTGCTTCATTAGAGAATAGCGGTTCTATTCTCTTTTCGGATTTCTATCAAAACGTTTGGTGGCAATCTTACAAAGCAGGTCAAACTACTTCTGCTGCCAAACCACCATCTCAAGCAACTATAGTTGGAACAGAAATTGCTTTTAGAAAACACATCTTACCCTTACTTGGGAATTATTCAATAGACTTTCTTAATCAAAATAAGCAAGTTGTGCTAAATCTATTGACTCAAAAGGCTGAAGAATATGCAAATTTCAAAGTTATCAGGAGCTACGTTAACTCTATCTTTGACTGGGCAGAAGAATTAGAGTATATCGAAACTAATCGTCTCTCTAAAACCATTAGCCGTATCAAAGCAACTAAGAAAATCAAGCTACAGGAATCTAAAAAAGATGAAGATTTATATCTATCTCAAGAAGAACTTCAAGCATGGTTTACAGCTTTTGAAAAGGATTTAGAGACTGAAAAAATTCTATTCAAAGACTATGTTTTGTTCTATACTACCTTCTTTTTAGGAGATAGAAAGTCAGAGAGCTACGCTTTGCAATGGAAACATATTGATTTCAAAAATCAACAAATTCAATTGGTTCAAGCCTTAGATCGATATAAAAATCGAAAGTCAACTAAAGGGAATAAAAAGACGATTTTTTCGATTCCACAAGAACTTACCGACTTGTTAAATTCTTGGAAGAAGCAACAAAAATCTGAACTGGCTTCATTTAACATCATGCAGACTCCAGAACAGTATGTGTTTACGTACATTGATACAAAGGGAAATGTAAACAGTTGTCTCCATGCTGATTACCTTAACAACAAGATGAAATCTGTTAAGCGTCGTCATCCAGATCTTGCACATGCAACCCCTCATAAATTACGACATACAGGAGCCACACTCGCTAAACAGGCAGGAACCCCTATGGAAGATATTTCTGAAGCACTCACTCACAGTGATACAATTACAACTAAGACTTATGTCAACACTTCAAATGTAATTCCAATGGCTGTTGGAGAAATTGCCTTTCGTAATCTTAAAAAATAA
- the rpsI gene encoding 30S ribosomal protein S9 codes for MSQAQYAGTGRRKNAVARVRLVPGTGKITVNKKDVEEYIPHADLRLVINQPFAVTSTVGSYDVFVNVVGGGYAGQSGAIRHGIARALLQVDPDFRDSLKRAGLLTRDSRKVERKKPGLKKARKASQFSKR; via the coding sequence ATGTCACAAGCACAATATGCAGGTACTGGACGTCGTAAAAACGCTGTTGCACGCGTTCGCCTTGTTCCAGGAACTGGTAAAATCACTGTTAACAAAAAAGATGTTGAAGAGTACATCCCACACGCTGACCTTCGTCTTGTTATCAACCAACCATTCGCAGTTACTTCAACTGTAGGTTCATACGACGTTTTCGTTAACGTTGTAGGTGGTGGATACGCTGGTCAATCAGGAGCTATCCGTCACGGTATCGCTCGTGCCCTTCTTCAAGTAGACCCAGACTTCCGCGATTCATTGAAACGCGCAGGACTTCTTACACGTGACTCACGTAAAGTTGAACGTAAGAAGCCAGGTCTTAAGAAAGCTCGTAAAGCATCACAATTTAGTAAACGTTAA
- the rplM gene encoding 50S ribosomal protein L13: MNKTTFMAKPGQVERKWYVVDATDVPLGRLSAVVASVLRGKNKPTFTPHADTGDFVIVINAEKVKLTGKKATDKIYYTHSNHPGGLKQISAGELRSKNAVRLIEKSVKGMLPHNTLGRAQGMKLKVFVGAEHTHAAQQPEVLDISGLI, encoded by the coding sequence ATGAACAAAACTACATTCATGGCTAAACCAGGCCAAGTAGAACGCAAATGGTACGTTGTTGACGCAACTGATGTACCTCTTGGACGCCTTTCAGCAGTTGTTGCTAGCGTACTTCGCGGAAAAAACAAACCAACATTCACACCACACGCTGATACAGGTGACTTCGTAATCGTTATCAATGCTGAAAAAGTTAAATTGACTGGTAAAAAAGCAACTGATAAGATCTACTACACTCACTCAAACCACCCAGGTGGATTGAAACAAATCTCTGCTGGTGAACTTCGTTCTAAAAATGCAGTACGTTTGATCGAAAAATCAGTTAAAGGTATGCTCCCACACAATACTCTTGGCCGTGCTCAAGGTATGAAATTGAAAGTATTCGTTGGAGCTGAGCACACTCACGCTGCACAACAACCAGAAGTTCTTGATATTTCAGGACTTATCTAA
- a CDS encoding ABC transporter permease: protein MRNMWVVMKETYLRHVKSWSFFFMVISPFLFLALSVGIGYLQGSSMAKNSKIAVVTTVPSVEEGLKGTNGINFDYKDETSAQAAIKDEKIKGYLTIDQEDSVLKAVYHGETSLESGIKLAVTNKLNELQYQLNRSAANLSQEQEKRLSQTVDFTEKIDESKENKKIVQTIAAAGLGFFLYMILITYASVTAQEVASEKGTKIMEVVFSSIRASHYFYARMLALLLVILTHIGIYVVGGLAAILLFKDIPILAQSGILNHLGEAFSLNTLLFVLVSLFMYVVLAAFLGSMVSRPEDSGKALSPLMILIIAGFVGVTSLGAAGDNLVLKIGSYIPFISTFFMPFRAINGYASGLEAWISLAITVAFAVTATVFIGRMYASLVLQTDDLGIWKTFKRALAYK from the coding sequence ATGAGAAATATGTGGGTTGTAATGAAGGAAACCTATCTTCGACATGTCAAGTCGTGGAGTTTCTTCTTTATGGTGATTTCGCCGTTCCTCTTTTTAGCCTTATCTGTAGGAATCGGTTATCTCCAAGGGTCTTCTATGGCCAAGAATAGCAAGATAGCAGTAGTGACAACGGTGCCATCTGTGGAAGAAGGGCTCAAGGGTACCAATGGTATCAACTTTGATTACAAGGATGAAACCAGTGCCCAGGCTGCTATCAAGGATGAGAAAATCAAGGGTTATCTAACCATTGACCAAGAGGACAGTGTCCTCAAGGCCGTCTATCATGGTGAAACCTCTCTTGAAAGTGGCATCAAACTAGCAGTAACCAATAAGTTAAATGAACTGCAATACCAACTCAATCGCTCAGCAGCCAATTTGTCTCAGGAACAGGAAAAACGCCTGAGTCAAACCGTTGATTTTACTGAGAAGATTGATGAATCCAAGGAAAACAAAAAAATTGTTCAAACCATTGCGGCCGCAGGGCTTGGTTTCTTCCTTTATATGATTTTGATTACCTATGCTAGCGTCACTGCTCAAGAAGTGGCTAGCGAGAAAGGAACCAAAATCATGGAGGTGGTCTTCTCTAGTATCCGAGCTAGTCATTATTTCTACGCTCGCATGTTGGCTCTGCTTCTTGTGATTTTGACTCATATTGGCATTTACGTCGTGGGTGGACTTGCTGCCATTCTGCTCTTTAAAGACATCCCTATCTTGGCACAATCTGGGATTTTAAATCATCTAGGAGAGGCCTTCTCGCTCAATACCTTATTGTTTGTCTTGGTTAGTCTCTTTATGTACGTTGTTTTAGCAGCCTTCCTAGGATCTATGGTTTCTCGCCCTGAGGATTCAGGAAAGGCCTTGTCGCCATTGATGATCTTGATTATAGCAGGATTTGTCGGTGTGACTTCTCTAGGTGCTGCCGGGGACAATTTAGTTCTGAAAATTGGTTCCTACATTCCTTTCATTTCGACCTTCTTTATGCCGTTTAGAGCTATAAATGGTTATGCAAGTGGTCTGGAAGCTTGGATTTCTCTTGCCATAACGGTTGCTTTTGCAGTCACTGCGACAGTCTTTATCGGACGTATGTATGCCAGCCTAGTCCTTCAAACAGATGATTTGGGAATCTGGAAAACCTTTAAACGTGCCTTAGCTTACAAATAG
- a CDS encoding ABC transporter ATP-binding protein, translating into MLEVRNLEKSFGSKQVLFGVDFQASPGRILGLVGKNGAGKTTIFHSMLKFLDYQGEISLDGQEIRQETYARIGYLPEERSLMPKLTVLEQVRYLATLKGMDAKEVKEKLPQWMEKLEVKGKLTDKIKSLSKGNQQKIQLIITLIHEPDLIILDEPFSGLDPVNTELLKQVILKEKERGAIIIFSDHVMTNVEELCDDILMIRDGRVVLHGPVQEVRNQYGKTRLFVSSERSKEELENLPHVKQVSLTKQGSWKLILDDESAGRELFPILTQGQYIATFDQQAPTIDEIFKLESGVEV; encoded by the coding sequence ATGCTAGAAGTAAGAAATCTAGAGAAAAGTTTCGGTTCCAAGCAAGTCTTGTTTGGTGTCGATTTTCAGGCAAGTCCAGGACGGATTTTGGGACTGGTCGGGAAAAATGGTGCTGGGAAAACAACGATTTTCCACAGTATGTTGAAATTTTTGGACTATCAAGGAGAAATCAGTCTGGATGGGCAGGAGATTCGTCAGGAAACCTACGCTCGGATTGGCTATCTGCCTGAGGAACGCAGTCTTATGCCCAAGCTGACAGTCCTTGAGCAAGTTCGCTACTTGGCGACTCTAAAGGGCATGGATGCTAAGGAGGTCAAGGAAAAACTCCCTCAATGGATGGAGAAACTGGAAGTGAAAGGAAAGCTGACTGATAAAATCAAGAGCCTCTCCAAAGGGAATCAGCAGAAAATTCAGCTCATTATCACTCTGATCCATGAGCCAGACTTGATTATCTTGGATGAACCTTTTAGTGGTTTGGATCCAGTCAATACTGAGTTGCTCAAACAGGTCATCTTGAAAGAGAAAGAGCGCGGTGCAATCATTATCTTTTCTGACCATGTTATGACTAATGTCGAGGAGCTTTGCGATGATATCCTGATGATTCGAGATGGGCGTGTAGTCTTGCATGGACCGGTCCAAGAAGTTCGCAATCAATACGGGAAAACGCGTCTCTTTGTTTCAAGTGAACGAAGTAAGGAAGAATTGGAAAATCTTCCTCATGTCAAACAGGTGAGCTTGACCAAGCAAGGTAGTTGGAAATTGATCCTCGATGACGAGAGCGCTGGAAGGGAACTCTTCCCAATCCTGACTCAAGGTCAATATATCGCGACCTTTGACCAACAAGCTCCAACAATCGATGAAATCTTTAAACTAGAATCAGGGGTGGAAGTATGA
- the pheT gene encoding phenylalanine--tRNA ligase subunit beta has translation MLVSYKWLKELVDIDVPSQELAEKMSTTGIEVEGVESPAAGLSKIVVGEVLSCEDVPETHLHVCQVNVGEEEARQIVCGAPNVRAGIKVMVALPGARIADNYKIKKGKIRGLESLGMICSLGELGISDSVVPKEFADGIQILPEDAVPGDEVFSYLDLDDEIIELSITPNRADALSMRGVAHEVAAIYDKAVNFKKFSLTETDQAAADALSVSIDTDKAPYYAARILDNVTIAPSPQWLQNLLMNEGIRPINNVVDVTNYILLYFGQPMHAFDLDTFEGTDIRVREARAGEKLVTLDGEERDLETNDIVITVADKPVALAGVMGGQATEISEKSSRVVLEAAVFNGKSIRKTSGRLNLRSESSSRFEKGINVATVNEALDAAASMIADLAGATVRKGIVSAGELDTSDVEVSSTLADVNRVLGTDLTYADVEDVFRRLGFGLSGNAEAFTVSVPRRRWDITIEADLFEEIARIYGYDRLPTSLPKDDGTAGELTATQKLRRQVRTIAEGAGLTEIITYALTTPEKAVEFTAKPSKLTELMWPMTVDRSVLRQNMVSGILDTMAYNVARKNKNLALYEIGKVFEQTGNPKEELPNEINSFAFALTGLVAEKDFQTAAVPVDFFYAKGILEALFTRLGLQVTYTATAEIASLHPGRTAVISIGDQVLGFLGQVYPVTAKAYDIPETYVAELNLSAIEAALQPAAPFVEITKFPAVSRDVALLLKAEVTHQEVVDAIQAAGVKRLTDIKLFDVFSGEKLGLGMKSMAYSLTFQNPEDSLTDEEVARYMEKIQASLEEKVNAEVR, from the coding sequence ATGTTAGTATCTTATAAATGGTTAAAAGAATTGGTGGACATTGATGTGCCATCACAAGAGTTGGCTGAAAAAATGTCAACCACAGGAATAGAGGTCGAAGGTGTCGAATCACCAGCTGCTGGTCTCTCAAAAATTGTCGTCGGTGAGGTCTTGTCCTGCGAAGATGTGCCAGAAACTCACTTGCATGTCTGTCAGGTTAACGTTGGCGAAGAAGAAGCCCGTCAAATCGTCTGTGGTGCCCCAAATGTGCGTGCTGGTATCAAGGTCATGGTGGCACTTCCGGGAGCTCGTATCGCTGACAATTACAAGATCAAAAAAGGGAAAATTCGTGGCTTGGAGTCTCTAGGAATGATCTGCTCACTTGGTGAATTAGGTATTTCTGACTCAGTTGTACCAAAGGAATTCGCAGATGGTATCCAAATCTTGCCAGAAGATGCTGTTCCTGGGGATGAAGTCTTTTCTTACCTAGACTTGGATGATGAAATCATCGAACTTTCTATCACTCCAAACCGTGCAGACGCTCTTTCTATGCGTGGAGTAGCGCACGAAGTGGCAGCTATCTATGACAAGGCAGTCAACTTTAAAAAATTCAGTTTAACAGAAACAGACCAAGCTGCAGCAGATGCTCTTTCTGTCAGCATTGACACAGACAAGGCGCCATACTATGCAGCCCGTATCTTGGACAATGTGACCATCGCACCAAGTCCACAATGGTTGCAAAACCTCCTTATGAACGAAGGCATCCGTCCGATTAACAATGTCGTAGACGTAACCAACTACATCCTGCTCTACTTTGGTCAACCAATGCATGCCTTTGACTTGGATACCTTTGAAGGGACTGACATCCGTGTGCGTGAAGCGCGTGCTGGTGAAAAATTGGTGACCTTGGACGGTGAAGAACGTGACTTGGAAACAAATGACATAGTCATCACTGTCGCAGACAAGCCAGTAGCTCTTGCAGGTGTCATGGGCGGGCAGGCTACAGAAATCTCTGAAAAATCTAGTCGTGTTGTCCTTGAAGCGGCTGTTTTCAATGGCAAATCGATTCGCAAGACTAGCGGTCGCCTCAACCTTCGTTCTGAGTCATCTTCTCGTTTTGAAAAAGGGATTAATGTAGCAACAGTCAATGAAGCCTTGGATGCTGCAGCTAGCATGATTGCTGATCTTGCAGGTGCGACGGTGCGTAAGGGTATCGTTTCAGCAGGTGAGCTTGATACTTCTGATGTAGAAGTTTCTTCAACCCTTGCAGACGTCAACCGTGTCCTTGGAACTGATCTTACTTATGCCGATGTCGAGGATGTCTTCCGCCGTCTTGGATTTGGTCTTTCTGGAAATGCTGAAGCCTTTACAGTCAGCGTCCCACGTCGTCGTTGGGATATCACCATCGAAGCTGACCTCTTTGAAGAAATCGCTCGTATCTATGGTTACGATCGTTTGCCAACTAGTCTTCCAAAAGATGACGGTACAGCTGGTGAATTGACTGCGACACAAAAACTTCGCCGTCAAGTTCGTACCATCGCCGAAGGAGCAGGATTGACAGAAATCATCACCTACGCTCTAACAACGCCTGAAAAAGCGGTTGAGTTCACAGCTAAACCAAGCAAGCTAACAGAACTCATGTGGCCAATGACAGTGGACCGTTCCGTTCTCCGTCAAAATATGGTCTCAGGTATCCTTGATACGATGGCCTACAACGTGGCTCGTAAGAACAAAAACTTGGCTCTTTATGAGATTGGAAAAGTCTTTGAACAAACAGGTAATCCAAAAGAAGAACTTCCAAATGAAATCAACAGCTTTGCCTTTGCCTTGACAGGCTTGGTTGCTGAAAAAGATTTCCAAACAGCAGCAGTTCCAGTTGATTTCTTCTATGCTAAGGGAATCTTAGAAGCGCTCTTTACTCGCTTGGGACTCCAAGTAACTTATACAGCAACAGCTGAGATTGCTAGCCTTCACCCAGGCCGTACAGCCGTGATTTCAATCGGTGACCAAGTTCTTGGTTTCCTTGGCCAAGTGTATCCGGTCACTGCCAAGGCTTACGATATCCCAGAAACTTATGTAGCGGAGCTGAACCTTTCAGCCATCGAAGCTGCGCTTCAACCTGCTGCTCCATTTGTGGAAATCACCAAATTCCCAGCAGTCAGCCGTGACGTGGCCCTACTCCTTAAGGCAGAAGTCACTCATCAAGAAGTTGTAGATGCTATCCAAGCTGCGGGCGTGAAACGTTTGACAGATATCAAACTATTTGACGTCTTCTCAGGTGAAAAACTAGGACTTGGCATGAAGTCAATGGCCTATAGCTTGACCTTCCAAAATCCAGAAGACAGCTTGACAGATGAAGAAGTCGCACGCTATATGGAAAAAATCCAAGCATCACTCGAAGAAAAAGTGAATGCAGAAGTGCGTTAA
- the pheS gene encoding phenylalanine--tRNA ligase subunit alpha, translated as MSTIEEQLKALREETLASLKQISAENEKEMQDLRVSVLGKKGSLTEILKGMKDVSAEMRPVIGKHVNEARDVLTAAFEETAKLLEEKKVAAQLASESIDVTLPGRPVATGHRHVLTQTSEEIEDIFIGMGYQVVDGFEVEQDYYNFERMNLPKDHPARDMQDTFYITEEILLRTHTSPVQARAMDAHDFSKGPLKMISPGRVFRRDTDDATHSHQFHQIEGLVVGKNISMADLQGTLQLIVQKMFGEERQIRLRPSYFPFTEPSVEVDVSCFKCGGDGCNVCKKTGWIEIMGAGMVHPRVLEMSGIDATVYSGFAFGLGQERVAMLRYGINDIRGFYQGDVRFSEQFK; from the coding sequence ATGTCAACTATTGAAGAACAATTAAAAGCGCTTCGCGAAGAAACGCTGGCTAGCTTGAAGCAGATTTCTGCTGAAAATGAAAAAGAGATGCAAGATTTGCGTGTCTCTGTTCTTGGTAAAAAAGGCTCCCTAACTGAAATTCTTAAAGGGATGAAAGATGTTTCAGCAGAAATGCGCCCTGTGATCGGAAAACACGTCAATGAAGCTCGTGATGTCTTGACAGCAGCTTTTGAAGAAACAGCTAAACTCTTGGAAGAAAAGAAAGTCGCTGCACAATTAGCTAGCGAGAGTATCGATGTGACGCTTCCAGGTCGTCCAGTTGCGACTGGTCACCGTCACGTCCTCACACAAACCAGTGAAGAAATCGAAGACATTTTTATCGGTATGGGGTACCAAGTTGTGGATGGTTTTGAAGTTGAGCAAGACTACTATAACTTTGAACGTATGAACCTTCCAAAAGACCACCCAGCCCGTGATATGCAGGACACTTTCTATATCACAGAAGAAATCTTGCTTCGTACTCACACGTCTCCAGTTCAGGCGCGTGCTATGGATGCCCATGATTTTTCTAAAGGTCCTTTGAAGATGATCTCACCAGGGCGTGTCTTCCGTCGTGATACAGACGATGCGACCCATAGTCACCAGTTCCACCAAATCGAAGGATTGGTAGTTGGGAAAAATATCTCTATGGCTGACCTTCAAGGAACGCTTCAATTGATTGTGCAGAAAATGTTTGGTGAAGAGCGCCAGATCCGTCTGCGTCCATCTTATTTCCCATTCACAGAGCCATCTGTTGAGGTGGATGTTTCCTGCTTCAAGTGTGGTGGAGATGGCTGTAACGTATGTAAGAAAACTGGTTGGATTGAGATTATGGGTGCCGGTATGGTTCACCCACGTGTCCTTGAGATGAGTGGTATCGATGCGACAGTATACTCTGGTTTTGCCTTTGGTCTTGGACAAGAGCGTGTAGCTATGCTTCGTTACGGAATCAACGATATTCGTGGCTTCTACCAAGGGGATGTCCGCTTCTCAGAACAGTTTAAATAA